In a single window of the Bacillus mycoides genome:
- the proC gene encoding pyrroline-5-carboxylate reductase: MPNKHRILFIGAGRMAEAIFTGLLTTSKEYIEEIIVSNRSNIEKLTQLQTQYDLSITTDWKQHIKSVDTIVLAMPPVAHEQLLADLSPLLTNQFVVTVAAGIGPSYLEERLPQGTPVAWIMPNTAAGIGKSISLYTTGHSVDETHQETLQLLLKGIGTSQFCTEEEVHQLTAVTGSAPAFLYHFAEGLIEATKSYGIDEETAKHLVIQMIAGSAAMLQQNQDPAMLREQVTTPGGSTAEGLKVLYENNFSEVIQQAVEATNKKARGN, encoded by the coding sequence ATGCCTAATAAACATCGAATTTTATTTATTGGTGCCGGTCGTATGGCAGAAGCTATATTTACTGGACTACTTACAACAAGTAAAGAATACATCGAAGAAATTATTGTTTCCAACCGAAGTAACATAGAAAAACTAACGCAATTACAAACTCAATATGATCTATCGATTACAACAGATTGGAAACAGCATATTAAATCTGTAGATACAATCGTTTTAGCAATGCCGCCTGTCGCACATGAACAGCTATTAGCGGATCTATCCCCTCTTCTAACTAATCAATTTGTCGTGACAGTTGCTGCCGGAATCGGACCATCTTATCTAGAAGAAAGACTTCCCCAAGGGACACCTGTTGCTTGGATTATGCCAAATACAGCTGCTGGGATTGGAAAGTCTATCTCCTTATATACGACGGGACATTCTGTAGATGAAACACATCAAGAAACGTTACAACTTCTTTTAAAAGGTATCGGTACCTCACAGTTTTGTACCGAAGAGGAAGTTCACCAACTTACCGCAGTTACTGGTAGTGCACCCGCTTTTCTCTATCACTTTGCTGAAGGTTTAATTGAAGCAACGAAAAGCTATGGGATTGATGAGGAAACAGCAAAACACCTTGTCATTCAAATGATTGCTGGCTCTGCCGCTATGCTCCAGCAAAATCAGGATCCAGCTATGCTCCGCGAACAAGTAACAACACCAGGAGGCTCAACGGCTGAAGGCTTAAAAGTTCTATATGAAAATAATTTTTCAGAAGTCATTCAACAAGCAGTTGAAGCGACCAATAAAAAAGCTAGGGGGAATTAA
- the pnuC gene encoding nicotinamide riboside transporter PnuC, whose amino-acid sequence MVRSPLFLLISSIICILVGFYIRSSYIEIFASVMGIINVWLLAREKVSNFLFGMITVAVFLYIFTTQGLYAMAVLAAFQFIFNVYGWYYWIARSGEEKVKPTVRLDLKGWIIYILFILVAWIGWGYYQVRYLESTNPYLDALNAVLGLVAQFMLSRKILENWHLWILYNIVSIVIYISTGLYVMLVLAIINLFLCIDGLLEWKKNHKERERVNNYI is encoded by the coding sequence ATGGTTAGAAGTCCACTTTTTTTACTCATTTCTAGTATTATTTGCATATTAGTTGGATTCTATATCCGATCAAGTTATATTGAAATTTTCGCATCGGTTATGGGGATTATTAATGTTTGGTTACTTGCAAGGGAAAAGGTATCAAACTTTTTATTTGGGATGATTACAGTTGCGGTATTTCTGTATATTTTCACTACACAAGGCTTATACGCAATGGCAGTATTAGCAGCCTTCCAATTTATATTTAATGTGTACGGTTGGTATTACTGGATTGCGCGTAGTGGAGAGGAGAAGGTAAAGCCGACAGTTCGCTTAGATTTGAAAGGATGGATTATTTATATACTTTTTATTTTAGTTGCTTGGATTGGTTGGGGATATTATCAAGTCCGTTATTTAGAATCGACAAATCCATATTTAGATGCTTTAAACGCTGTATTAGGATTAGTAGCTCAATTTATGCTGAGCCGAAAAATCTTAGAAAATTGGCATTTATGGATTTTGTATAACATAGTTAGCATTGTGATTTATATTTCAACGGGCTTATACGTCATGTTAGTATTAGCTATTATTAATCTATTTTTATGTATCGATGGCTTGCTAGAATGGAAGAAAAACCATAAAGAGCGAGAACGTGTAAATAATTATATTTAG
- a CDS encoding GRP family sugar transporter, with protein MDILLALLPAIAWGNILLVSVKMGGGAYSQTVGMTIGALFFATVMYVFTQPALTMTVLIVGFISGLFWALGQVNQLKTVEKLGVSTTVTISTGMQLVATSIFGVIAFREWTTTTTIVLGTIAILLIVVGVVFTSLDDKENAQPPGQLKKGLLTLIVSTFGYLVYVIIIRWYNIDGWSAILPQAVGMFVGAVVLTSKHKPFNKYAMRNALSGLLWGTGNLFLLLSLPRVGVATSFPLSQTGIVISTFGAIVFLGEKKTKRQLIFIALGSVLIIGGAVLLGMTKA; from the coding sequence ATGGACATTTTATTAGCGCTTCTTCCTGCAATCGCATGGGGAAACATCTTATTAGTAAGCGTAAAAATGGGCGGTGGTGCATATAGCCAAACGGTAGGTATGACAATCGGTGCTCTATTCTTCGCAACAGTTATGTATGTATTTACTCAACCAGCTTTAACAATGACAGTCTTGATTGTTGGTTTTATTTCAGGTTTATTCTGGGCTTTAGGACAAGTAAACCAATTAAAAACAGTTGAAAAACTAGGTGTTTCAACTACTGTAACGATTTCTACTGGTATGCAACTTGTTGCAACTTCTATCTTTGGGGTTATCGCTTTCCGTGAGTGGACTACTACAACAACGATTGTTCTGGGAACGATTGCAATCCTATTAATCGTAGTTGGTGTTGTATTCACATCACTAGATGATAAAGAAAATGCACAGCCACCAGGACAATTGAAAAAGGGACTTCTTACTTTAATTGTTTCTACTTTCGGTTATCTTGTATATGTAATTATTATTCGTTGGTATAACATTGATGGTTGGTCTGCTATTTTACCACAGGCAGTTGGTATGTTCGTTGGTGCGGTTGTACTGACGTCTAAACATAAACCATTTAACAAATATGCAATGCGTAATGCTTTATCTGGTTTACTATGGGGAACAGGAAACTTATTCTTACTTCTTTCATTACCACGTGTCGGAGTAGCGACAAGCTTCCCATTATCTCAAACTGGAATCGTTATCTCAACATTCGGTGCGATTGTCTTCTTAGGTGAAAAGAAAACAAAACGTCAATTGATCTTTATTGCACTAGGTAGTGTTTTAATTATCGGCGGCGCTGTATTGCTTGGTATGACAAAAGCATAA
- a CDS encoding aldo/keto reductase, with translation MTLTSLNDYTTLHNGVKMPWFGLGVFKVEDGTEVIDSVKAAIKNGYRSIDTAAIYKNEEGVGQAIQESGIPREELFITSKVWNSDQGYESTLQAFETTLEKLGLEYLDLYLVHWPVKGKYTESWKALEQLYKDGRVRAIGVSNFHIHHLQDVFEIAEIKPMVNQVEYHPRLAQEELHAFCKEHNIQLEAWSPLMQGQLLNHPTLQEIATKYNKSTAQVILRWDLQNEVVTIPKSIKEHRIIENANIFDFELSSDDMKAIQALNENHRVGPDPDNFNF, from the coding sequence ATGACTTTAACAAGTTTAAACGACTATACAACATTACATAACGGCGTGAAAATGCCTTGGTTCGGCTTGGGTGTTTTTAAAGTTGAAGATGGTACAGAAGTAATTGATTCTGTAAAAGCAGCTATAAAAAATGGATACCGTAGTATCGATACTGCTGCGATATATAAAAACGAAGAAGGCGTTGGACAGGCAATTCAAGAATCTGGTATTCCTCGTGAAGAGTTATTCATCACTTCAAAAGTGTGGAATAGTGATCAAGGTTACGAGTCAACACTACAAGCATTTGAAACTACATTAGAAAAATTAGGTCTGGAATATTTAGATCTATATTTAGTACATTGGCCTGTAAAAGGAAAATACACTGAATCATGGAAAGCTTTAGAGCAGCTTTATAAAGATGGTCGTGTTCGTGCTATCGGTGTGAGTAATTTCCATATTCACCATTTGCAAGACGTATTTGAAATTGCAGAAATTAAACCAATGGTTAACCAAGTGGAATACCACCCACGTTTAGCACAAGAAGAATTACATGCCTTCTGTAAAGAACATAACATCCAGCTTGAAGCTTGGTCACCATTAATGCAGGGGCAGCTACTTAATCACCCAACATTACAAGAAATCGCTACGAAATATAATAAATCGACTGCACAAGTTATTTTACGTTGGGATCTACAAAATGAAGTTGTAACAATCCCTAAGTCTATTAAAGAACACCGCATTATTGAAAATGCAAACATCTTTGACTTTGAATTAAGCTCGGATGATATGAAAGCAATTCAAGCTTTAAATGAAAATCATCGCGTTGGTCCAGATCCAGATAACTTTAACTTCTAG